A portion of the Collinsella aerofaciens genome contains these proteins:
- a CDS encoding pyridoxal phosphate-dependent aminotransferase: MRLSMNTSLATLKPSGIRRINALAAQHPGCIALALGEPDFPTPDVISAEVTAALDRGDTHYPPNNGRPALRDALSKYMDDAGLAFSADEVILTDGATEALSATFMAMLNPGDEVIIPTPAFGLYESIVVANHAKAVFLDTEPAQFQIDEDALRACVTPATKAIVICSPNNPTGCILNTASLDAVARVAEEAGIYVVCDDVYNRLVYVDGYERFAQRHPELREQTVVIESFSKPWAMTGWRLGWLAAATPVIAEIAKAHQYLVSSAVSFEMDAAARALTVDPTPMLKVYRARRERVLEALNAMGLDVVEPAGAFYTFPSIKKFGLTSEDFCIKAIKEANVALVPGDCFGTEGHIRLSYCVSDKNLDEGLRRLSNFVSTL, encoded by the coding sequence ATGCGTCTGTCCATGAATACCTCGCTTGCCACGCTCAAGCCCTCCGGTATCCGCCGGATTAACGCGCTCGCCGCCCAGCATCCGGGGTGCATCGCGCTCGCGCTCGGCGAGCCCGATTTTCCCACGCCCGATGTGATTAGCGCCGAGGTGACCGCCGCACTGGACCGCGGTGACACGCACTATCCGCCCAACAACGGTCGCCCCGCCCTGCGTGATGCACTGTCCAAATATATGGATGACGCGGGCCTGGCGTTTTCCGCCGATGAGGTCATCCTGACCGACGGTGCGACCGAGGCACTGTCGGCAACATTCATGGCTATGCTCAACCCCGGCGACGAGGTCATTATCCCCACGCCGGCCTTTGGCCTGTACGAGAGCATCGTCGTGGCCAACCACGCCAAAGCAGTCTTTTTGGATACGGAGCCCGCGCAATTCCAGATCGATGAGGATGCGCTTCGTGCTTGCGTGACGCCGGCGACCAAGGCCATCGTCATCTGCTCGCCCAACAATCCTACGGGTTGCATCCTCAACACGGCGTCGCTCGACGCCGTGGCGCGCGTGGCGGAGGAGGCGGGCATCTACGTGGTCTGCGACGACGTATACAACCGCCTGGTTTATGTGGATGGCTACGAGCGCTTTGCCCAGCGTCACCCGGAGCTGCGTGAGCAGACGGTCGTCATCGAGAGCTTCTCCAAGCCCTGGGCCATGACCGGCTGGCGTTTGGGCTGGCTCGCGGCAGCAACACCCGTCATCGCCGAGATCGCAAAAGCCCACCAATACCTAGTATCGAGCGCCGTCTCCTTCGAAATGGACGCCGCAGCCCGAGCCCTCACCGTCGACCCAACCCCCATGCTCAAAGTCTACCGAGCCCGCCGCGAGCGCGTACTCGAAGCCTTAAACGCCATGGGCCTCGACGTAGTAGAGCCCGCAGGAGCCTTCTATACTTTCCCGAGCATCAAAAAGTTCGGCCTAACCAGCGAAGACTTCTGCATCAAAGCCATCAAAGAAGCAAACGTAGCCCTAGTCCCGGGAGACTGCTTCGGAACCGAAGGCCACATCCGCCTAAGCTACTGCGTCTCCGACAAAAATCTGGACGAAGGTCTCCGCCGCCTGTCAAACTTCGTTTCAACCTTGTAG
- a CDS encoding uracil-DNA glycosylase family protein encodes MAASDEGYQHIEHGFEPVFDQHSRVLVLGSFPSVLSRANAFYYGNPQNRFWRVMATCLGMPVPPNEGDPLASGEPATLDASIAAKRAMLLNGGVALWDVIESCDIKGSSDASIKNVVPAHVERITGAAPIEVVVCNGGTAGRLYKRYLQERTGLPAIVLPSTSPANAAWRLERLVERWREAVDWAVI; translated from the coding sequence GACGAGGGCTATCAACATATTGAGCATGGGTTTGAGCCCGTGTTCGACCAGCACTCGCGCGTTTTGGTGCTCGGATCGTTTCCCTCGGTGCTGTCGCGCGCTAATGCCTTTTATTACGGCAACCCTCAGAATCGCTTTTGGCGTGTGATGGCCACGTGCCTCGGTATGCCTGTGCCGCCCAACGAGGGCGATCCTTTGGCAAGCGGTGAGCCCGCGACGCTCGATGCCTCCATTGCCGCCAAGCGGGCCATGCTGCTGAACGGCGGCGTGGCCCTGTGGGATGTGATCGAGAGCTGCGACATTAAGGGTTCGAGTGACGCCAGCATCAAAAACGTCGTTCCGGCGCATGTCGAGCGCATTACCGGCGCAGCTCCTATCGAGGTCGTTGTCTGTAACGGCGGCACGGCAGGGCGGCTCTACAAGCGCTATCTACAAGAGCGCACCGGGCTGCCGGCCATCGTTCTGCCGTCGACAAGTCCCGCCAATGCGGCATGGCGCCTGGAACGCCTTGTCGAGCGCTGGCGCGAGGCCGTTGACTGGGCTGTAATTTAA